A window of Bactrocera dorsalis isolate Fly_Bdor chromosome 4, ASM2337382v1, whole genome shotgun sequence genomic DNA:
TCTTTCAAGGAACCGACTGAGCGGAATAGTAAGGAACTATCAAACTTCAGGgaagaataaaaagaaaatcatcGCTAATGGGACAGAGGGCAATATGAAGTCTTACACAGAGGCGATTCCTAACTTCAGCTACCCTGTAATCGGCAGTGTCAGACGTGGAGGAAACATGTCGGCGGAACAACAGACCCTGTTTGAGGCGGCGTTCAGCGATGGTCTAAGGAATCTAATCCTGTTCTTGTTCTTGAGAAGGTTGGTCTccaatgatattaaaaaatagatttCAGGATATACCAAAATGGTTCATAATAAAGTTAGCAACATcgtttgtgaaaaaataaattataattgaaagtTTAAGGTGAAAAGTTCAAAAGGTTTCTGAGATAAATTAAATCATATGCTTTAAAGATAGACCTAACCTTCAAAAGACGTGTATATACATTTCCGGAGCTGGTGAAGGTGAACAATTGATTCGTGAGATAAAGAGAGTTTTGAATCATCTTTACTTTTTTCAGAAAACAAAGTACTAGTGATGTCAAAAAAAGGTTTCGAGCCGTTCCGTTCAAAAGAGGagagataaatatttaattcgtaTCAAGACATCGTTTAGGTTTATTGGTCTTGAAAATTTAGGTTTCGAATGAATGTATAGACCTGCGACTATTATGTATGTAGCTACAGTGGAAATATTAAATCGTTccgaaagaaaatattttcttcatatgAAATTCAATGGAAATTATAGCACAATTGCATTAATTTGGTTTAGAAATGTTTTAGTATTTATCGTTTCTTAAATTCTGgagtagagagagagagagacagaATTGTTCTCAGTTATGACGAGAATGATAGCTGGAAAGACATTTAGTGACAATGAAATAGAAATCGCAACTGAGGCTTACTTTAAGGGGGAAGCctgatttagaagcttcaaaaaatcaattttatttttttttacttaaatctctttaaaaataacctaagaatatgtccccaaagttttaaatgggaatttgaaatattttggaagCTAGAAGGAAAATATTGACAGTTATATGAgcgattgggcagaaagcgaaaactttgaggcgcgatttctcggtttttcatttttatgatttttcttaattggcgggcaggatagaaaaaaaaaaaaactaaacgtcgtatggaGTTGGGGCAAAAAttattatcttctatttaaactgaagaaaactaataaaagtcaagtttgaacatatttttgaaaaacataaagtaaaatttttttggtcaaaaaccactttttttcaattttaaaaaatttctaaaattttacacttttttttggatttttttttagtttaactagaagataaattattaaaaaatatgaatctttttgaattttttgtttcagatggaaattgcgacctgcatcccgCCCGCCATCCGACAAATgtacatgcgagatgcatcgggctaTTGCTttccaaaggcagaatatcaaagatttcgtatccaaaaaattcgtgaatgatgtttaaatatataactataaatccgagaaattttgctttaattacttatttctttcgctcccaaaaaaatcctcaaaataatcgattttttgaagcctctaaatcAGGCTCCCCCCTCAAAGCGAAAGACAATTTGTACTATAAAAATGGTATCATAAAGTTGAAGGTTGTTTTAATTACTGTATCGTACTAAAGGGCAGCtgccttaaataaaaaaattgattttgtaaaaaaaatgtgattttcttTATAACAATTCTTATGCATTAGATTATTAAAATCTTCAGAAAGGTCCTTTACAATGCCTACTTATTCTATCTATTATcttattatatttcattattattattcactTACAGTTTTTGTTCACAGTTAGAGTAGTTACATAAAATTTCACATACCTGAAAAGAGaagaaatgtaattaattaGTTTCGTATTTCTTTAAAGAGTTCAGATAGATAGACAGAACAGTAAAGTCATATGGTagcattaaaagtaataattgttgttataattacaaaaaatcttgccagatatacatatttacaaaagtgactaaatttgtgtatttatatagTAGCACTTGCTCTGTTCTCAGTAAGGGAATCAGAGCTTAAAAACAATGAATTAAGTGTAACTTCAAGGTCAAGTTTAGcggaatttattttaaaatcacaTACTGGCCTGTTTGAAGGAACAtgtttctatataaatatatttcatcaaaGATTCGGatgtaaaataattcaaatcCAGGAGTTTGTAAAATGGTATTAGTAGACTCATTGTGGCagcattataaatatgtaaattatatattgtgGTAACATCATAAATCTGTAAATTATGtatcttattataaataaaagagtgTGGCAGCACGATCTGCGGCCATGTTGAAGATAAAGAAGAACGAGTGCAGATCATTTAAAAAGAGCGtccaacataataaaattgtttaaaatatcagaagtGGTTGTATTGCGCCCAAAATGTCATCAAACGAGGATTCGCTTAGTTTATACACAGTTGAACAATTAAAATCATGGTTGCGTTCGCTCAAACATAAAACAACAGGTAGTAAAGCCGAACTAATTGTTCGCCTACAAAAAATTCCTGAGAAGCTTcgtggaaattttcaaaactccATGGTTGACGTTGACGCTGACGTTGACTGTACGCAAGCCATCATTGCGGAAAAAGAACAAGCTGATGAAATCAACGAAGGAGCGAGCAGTATAAACATCACCGAGGAGTGTGGTGAATTTAGCAATGGGATTGTACCACAATATGACGCAAGTAATCGAACGAGTgttgaaaagaaacaaaaagagtGTGATGCAAACGAGTGGCGACTTTTAAAAATCGAATTAGAATTGTTGAAGCGTGAGTGTGAACTAAAGAAGATGGAAAATGAACTTCTAATGAGAGAAAAAGAACAGTTGAGAAATAGtgataatcaaacaaaaaacatttccaATAAGCAAAAGTTCGCAGATGTTAAAGAACTTATATCTGAATTTTCTGGTAGTGGTGAATGCCTTAAGCTATGGCAAGCACAACTAAAAAATATCCAGAGTGTTTACCAACTTGATGATAACAACCTAAGAgcattaattgcaaataaattaaaaggcaATGCGCTAAAGTGGTTACATTCTCGAGATGACTTGATTTTAATGCCAATCGACAAGTTCTTAAAGGAAATGAGCTCGctgtttgaagaaaaaacaagcaatttgatgctaaagaaaaagtttgaaatcaGGCAGTGGTTGACTACCGAATCGTTTCGAGaatatttccaagaaaaacTAATTCTGGCAAATAGAATTCTAATTGGTGAAGATGAACTTGTAGAATATCTAATTGATGGTATTCCGGATAACACTTTACGTTCGCAAGCTAAAATGCAACGATTTCATGACAAATATGAATTGTTAGAAGCGTTTAGAAATATTCAATTGCCACGATATATATCAAAGAAAATGACAGCAGACAATCAACATGAGCAGTCGAATAATGGACAACAAACAACAAGAGTCGTGAGATGCTACAATTGCAACTCCGTTGGCCATTTAGCAAGTGTATGCCGAAAACCCAAACGAGAGCTTGGTGCTTGTCATGTATGCGCTGAAGTTGGCCATTTAGCAGCAAATTGTCCACAAAGGAAGAGCCGCCCTGTACAACATGTCACAGAATTGATGGAAGGCGATGAATATGTAaggtttttaaattatgtatttattaattctaaatttacttataaaactTTATTAGGATCATTAATTGATACGGGAAGCCCCATTAGCTTTGTTCGCCAACAGTTCGTACCAGATGTAGTAATAAACAGAAAgaacaatgtatttttaaaatatagtggTATAAACAAAAGTCCATTATCTATTGTCGGAAATgtaaacagttttatttttttcaaaaataaaagaattgaattAACGATGTTAGTTGTAACAAATGAAACAATGACTCATCCAATTATTTTAGGAAGAGACTTTTTAAGTAAAtctaatttaaaattagaatGTAAAGAAATAGATTCGAATTTCAAAGTCGAAAATAACACATATGATGAAGAGTGTCAAAGattaatgaaaattgaatttgataaCACTAAATTTTCTGTGAATTACAATGAAGTATTGAAAACTGAAGCAAAAACTCctaatgtttatataaaaaatgataatgtAAGTGtctatgcaaaacaaaaatttctgcaaatatttcaagATTATTATATGTGCTGTAAGCGCCCCGATACGCCAAAAATTAGATGTGAGATGAAACTGTTGTTGAGTACAGAAAAACCTTTTAATTGTCCTCCAAGAAGACTGTCATACAGTGAAAAACAACAAGTTAGGGTTGTTTTAGATGACTTAATGCAAACCAAGATAATTAGGCCGAGTAAGTCAGAATATTCTTCCCCCATTGTTTTAGTAAGGAAAAAAACAGGTGATATAAGGTTATGTGTGGATTTTCGTAGTTTGAATAAGATAACATTGAAAGATAACTATCCCTTGCCTCTTATTGATGATCTGTTAGATAGACTagcaaataaatgcattttttcgttaTTGGATTTAAAGAGTGCGTTCTATCACGTAGATATGGTTGAAGATTCGATTAAATACACTTCTTTTGTAACACCGATGGGGCAGTACGAGTTTTTGAAAATGCCTTTCGGTCTGAAAAATGCACCTTCAACATTCCAGCGGTTTGTTAGCCATGTTTTCGATGATCTGATTCGAGCAGAGAAAATTGCTATTTATTTAGACGATATCATGATAGCTACAAGTAATGAAGAAGAACATTTAGACATTTTGCAggaagtttttaataagttagTACAAAACAAATTGGAATTGAGGTTAGATAAATGCCGATTTATGGAGTCAGAAATACGCTATTTAGGATATAACATTTCGAGTAAAGGTATTCTACCGGATGAAAAGAATGTAGAAGCTATAGTGAATTTTCCTATACCCAGTAACACAAAAGCTGTACACAGTTTTTTGGGCTTATGCTCATACTTTAGAAGATTCGTTAAAGATTTTTCGCGAGAAGCTCAGCCTCTGtacaaactaataaaaaagaatGTTAAATTTACATTTGGGGAAGACGAGTTACAGTGTTTtgagaaacttaaaaataaattaattgggtCTCCTATCTTAGCGATTTACGACCCAAGAGATGATACAGAGCTGCATTGCGATGCCAGCTCTCGGGGATTTGGtgcaatattattacaaaaaaagagTGACGACAAATTTCACCCAgtcttttatttttcgaaacgtACCAGCGAGCCCGAATCTAAATACCACAGCTTTGAGCTGGAAACACTTGCAATTATTTATGCACTTCGGAGATTTCGGGTATATCTTCAAGGATTGAAATTTAAGATAGTCACTGATTGCAATTCACTCATGCTAACTTTAAATAAGAAGGAAGTAAATCCAAGAATAGCCAGGTGGGCACTcgaattgcaaaattttcaatatgttcTCGAACACCGTAATGGAAATAGAATGCTCCATGTGGACGCACTTAGTCGCACTTCAAATATCTTAGTTCTTGAAGAAAATACGTTTGAGCAAAATCTGTCAATTTGCCAAAATCGAGAtaggaaaattattgaaatccgGGGGAATTGGAAAACAAGGAAAATGGTGTTTTTGAA
This region includes:
- the LOC125778300 gene encoding uncharacterized protein LOC125778300, giving the protein MSSNEDSLSLYTVEQLKSWLRSLKHKTTGSKAELIVRLQKIPEKLRGNFQNSMVDVDADVDCTQAIIAEKEQADEINEGASSINITEECGEFSNGIVPQYDASNRTSVEKKQKECDANEWRLLKIELELLKRECELKKMENELLMREKEQLRNSDNQTKNISNKQKFADVKELISEFSGSGECLKLWQAQLKNIQSVYQLDDNNLRALIANKLKGNALKWLHSRDDLILMPIDKFLKEMSSLFEEKTSNLMLKKKFEIRQWLTTESFREYFQEKLILANRILIGEDELVEYLIDGIPDNTLRSQAKMQRFHDKYELLEAFRNIQLPRYISKKMTADNQHEQSNNGQQTTRVVRCYNCNSVGHLASVCRKPKRELGACHVCAEVGHLAANCPQRKSRPVQHVTELMEGDEYDH